The uncultured Desulfobulbus sp. genome window below encodes:
- a CDS encoding chromate resistance protein ChrB domain-containing protein, which produces MIKQTTLRTTTILLIALTLLGAFFPCLTKGENPDFVFSTWDIFEADKLASIWLIKRYINPEAEIKIYPKGTHIKEGIPFDTPEAKFRRYHNASTYAVLMTHYDINDPTCEYISRIIHDIEINTWGVKAMPESDMVNQNILQIIKESSNVDEIMIRGLRVFDQLSK; this is translated from the coding sequence ATGATCAAACAAACTACCTTAAGGACAACTACGATATTACTCATAGCTCTTACCCTCTTAGGGGCCTTTTTTCCATGTTTAACCAAAGGGGAAAATCCAGATTTCGTTTTTTCAACATGGGATATATTTGAAGCAGACAAACTGGCTTCCATATGGCTCATAAAGCGTTATATAAACCCAGAAGCTGAAATCAAAATCTACCCGAAGGGAACACATATCAAGGAGGGGATACCATTTGATACACCTGAGGCAAAATTCAGGCGCTATCATAATGCATCAACCTATGCTGTCCTTATGACGCACTACGACATTAACGATCCGACCTGTGAATATATATCCAGAATTATCCACGATATAGAGATAAACACATGGGGGGTAAAGGCGATGCCCGAATCAGATATGGTCAACCAAAATATTTTGCAGATTATTAAAGAATCATCCAATGTTGATGAAATCATGATTCGAGGATTACGTGTTTTTGACCAATTGTCTAAATGA
- a CDS encoding RHS repeat-associated core domain-containing protein, whose protein sequence is MDSNMLRFHKATACITLFAFFLSLFAGIGVITPSDAYAYDAPPKDQGHTGPDPEDPDNQEPPCEKCPTKGKASPGSPVHLRTGNFYYSEQDLYIPAIGFPLEITRHYDSQNEFEGPLGYGWSFTLFMELIITTDEGATSAIVRKGDNVRLKFEENDDGTFTPPAGRHESLIVNEDGTYDYVKKPGTCTSCAKTAHFSSNGRLLYWKDPNGNQLTYAYDASGKVATITDPTTRQISFTYGTNNKIAKIIDPMNHEYVYSYDDSGNLTAYTNPLGSTTTYAYDDNHNLTSIADPLGNTIHTITYDSNQRVSTYTEIGGTWTLTYYPDSNQTNQRDPNGRTWCYYYNDTGQLIQKRDPLGYRIYYTWDENQNWLSTTDAMGNETTYSYDENGNRLTETDPLGNTTTITYNTTTNKVTTITDSLGRITAYEYDAGGNVVKITKDKGGGGESSTVLSYNTIGNLLSAQGPLNNTTSFAYDSYGNIIRITNALGEAKTFTYDHFGNRQTETDARGYTATYTYDALNRIKTITDALGNVTSFTYDAIGNLTTATDPLGNTTTLGYDTYGQLITVTDPLNHSTSYTYDSRGNLKTVTDANGNTTSYTYNAVDKITSSTNALGNSTLFAYDGNQNLISITDANGNKTANTFDENNRLITITYPDSTSETFTYDAVGNLASKTDRNNNSITYIYDTLNRLTQKTYPDSTVTSYSYDLRGNILSATNADVSYVFTYDALGRVTQSSNSTLGKTVSYSYQSGDLLQSVTTPEGKVTTYSYDALRRMSSMVNGYGETTAYTYDKLSRITGKTLVNGSTTKYSYNSVGDLLNLRNATSTDTTISSYTYSYDNVGYRTSMTTVAGTHNYTYDNIYQITQATHPSSPAESYSYDPVYNRLTSADYSDWTYNSENRLTSYDSAGYTYDSNGNTISKTDTGLSEVTNYQYSYENRLKRIDYPDGTYSSYTYDPFGNRISKNVNGTITQFIYDFSKQLPDVVEEYNSAGMVKVTYTHGPRIDDITSMRRGGKTYLYFSDALGSVTGLSTINEAAENSYAYDIYGNVVSKAEAIENPNGFTGRRLDSESGLMYYRARYYNPESARFMTADPIRFCGGINFYSYVQSNPFNITDPSGLTADCPKSIFGIAWDPTFFRYPNRAGEEMYHCGYTCFLEDRPSYCPNDPGAECCYDEIGDLVGNNHKYAKCGGSNDDYLCRSVLSTPIDCLKHASPLDRGGIYHRGAEAEKETKRHFCDRNPDSSKCLIK, encoded by the coding sequence ATGGATAGCAATATGCTGAGATTTCATAAAGCGACAGCATGTATTACCCTTTTTGCCTTTTTCCTCAGCCTGTTTGCAGGAATTGGAGTTATCACCCCATCAGACGCTTACGCCTACGACGCTCCTCCAAAAGATCAGGGGCATACAGGGCCGGACCCTGAAGATCCTGATAACCAGGAGCCTCCCTGTGAGAAATGTCCCACCAAGGGAAAAGCGTCACCTGGATCTCCAGTACATCTACGGACAGGTAATTTCTATTACTCAGAGCAGGATCTGTATATTCCGGCTATTGGCTTTCCCCTTGAGATTACCAGGCATTATGATTCCCAGAACGAATTCGAAGGACCTTTGGGCTATGGTTGGTCCTTCACGCTTTTCATGGAATTGATTATCACAACAGATGAGGGTGCGACCTCCGCCATCGTTCGAAAAGGAGACAATGTCCGTCTGAAATTTGAGGAGAACGATGACGGTACTTTCACCCCTCCTGCAGGACGGCACGAATCTCTCATTGTAAATGAAGATGGGACATACGATTACGTCAAAAAGCCAGGCACCTGTACATCATGTGCAAAAACCGCACATTTCTCTTCAAACGGACGCCTGCTCTACTGGAAAGATCCCAACGGTAACCAATTAACCTATGCGTATGATGCTTCCGGCAAGGTTGCGACAATAACCGATCCAACGACAAGGCAGATAAGCTTCACTTATGGAACAAATAATAAAATAGCCAAGATTATAGATCCGATGAACCATGAGTATGTCTACAGCTACGACGATTCAGGGAATCTGACGGCGTATACCAACCCCTTGGGCAGCACGACGACATACGCCTATGACGATAACCATAATCTGACCTCCATTGCCGACCCCCTTGGCAATACTATCCACACCATCACCTATGACTCGAACCAGCGGGTTTCTACATATACAGAAATAGGGGGAACCTGGACGCTTACATACTACCCTGATTCCAACCAGACAAATCAACGAGATCCCAACGGGAGGACCTGGTGTTACTATTACAATGATACCGGACAATTGATCCAGAAGAGGGATCCTTTGGGGTACAGAATTTACTATACGTGGGATGAGAACCAGAACTGGCTAAGCACCACGGATGCAATGGGTAATGAGACAACCTATAGCTATGATGAAAATGGAAACAGGCTCACCGAAACAGACCCACTAGGGAACACTACAACAATCACGTATAACACCACAACCAATAAAGTTACTACCATTACAGATTCATTAGGCCGTATTACTGCTTATGAGTACGATGCTGGAGGGAATGTAGTAAAAATTACTAAGGATAAAGGTGGGGGGGGAGAAAGTTCTACGGTTTTGAGCTACAATACTATTGGTAACCTTCTTAGCGCGCAAGGTCCTTTAAATAATACAACATCGTTTGCATATGATAGCTACGGAAATATAATCAGAATCACCAATGCCTTAGGAGAGGCCAAAACGTTTACCTATGACCACTTTGGCAACAGGCAGACCGAGACCGATGCTCGAGGGTATACAGCAACGTATACCTACGATGCTCTTAATAGAATTAAAACTATTACCGATGCACTTGGCAATGTAACCTCATTCACCTATGATGCCATTGGCAATCTGACCACAGCGACAGATCCATTAGGCAATACCACTACCTTAGGCTACGACACCTATGGTCAGCTAATTACCGTAACAGATCCATTAAATCATTCTACCAGCTATACCTACGATAGCCGTGGAAATCTGAAAACTGTAACTGACGCAAACGGTAATACAACCTCGTATACATACAATGCCGTAGACAAAATCACGTCATCAACCAACGCCCTAGGCAACTCAACCTTGTTTGCCTATGACGGTAATCAAAATCTTATATCTATTACCGATGCTAATGGCAATAAAACTGCCAATACCTTTGATGAAAATAATAGACTAATAACAATAACCTATCCAGACTCTACTTCCGAAACCTTCACGTATGATGCGGTTGGAAATCTGGCTTCAAAAACAGATAGAAATAACAATTCTATCACCTATATTTATGATACGTTAAATAGGCTTACCCAAAAAACGTATCCCGATTCAACCGTAACCAGTTATTCTTATGATCTTAGAGGCAATATCCTCTCTGCCACAAATGCAGATGTGTCTTATGTCTTTACCTATGACGCCTTAGGTCGAGTCACGCAATCAAGTAATTCAACCCTTGGCAAGACAGTCTCGTACTCCTATCAGTCAGGGGATTTGCTACAATCAGTAACAACCCCAGAAGGCAAGGTAACAACTTATAGCTACGACGCTTTAAGGCGGATGTCTTCCATGGTCAATGGTTATGGAGAGACCACCGCATATACTTATGATAAACTATCAAGAATTACCGGAAAAACGCTCGTAAACGGTTCAACTACAAAATACTCCTACAATTCTGTTGGAGATTTACTGAATCTCCGAAATGCAACGTCCACAGACACAACAATATCAAGCTATACTTATAGTTACGACAATGTTGGCTACCGAACCTCAATGACCACTGTCGCTGGAACTCACAATTACACCTACGACAATATTTATCAGATAACTCAGGCTACACACCCATCATCCCCAGCTGAGTCCTACAGCTACGATCCTGTGTACAATCGGTTGACATCTGCCGATTATAGCGATTGGACTTATAACTCAGAAAACAGACTGACGAGTTATGATTCTGCAGGCTATACCTATGATTCTAACGGGAACACAATCAGTAAAACTGATACCGGATTATCAGAAGTAACCAACTATCAATATAGTTACGAAAATAGACTTAAGAGGATTGATTACCCTGACGGTACGTATAGCAGCTATACTTATGACCCATTTGGTAACAGGATCTCAAAAAATGTTAACGGGACAATTACCCAGTTTATTTATGACTTTTCCAAACAGCTACCTGATGTTGTTGAAGAATATAATAGTGCTGGCATGGTTAAGGTAACATACACACATGGACCGAGAATTGACGATATTACTTCCATGAGAAGAGGAGGAAAAACTTATTTATATTTCTCTGATGCACTTGGAAGCGTAACGGGATTAAGCACCATTAACGAAGCGGCTGAAAATAGCTATGCATATGATATTTATGGTAATGTCGTAAGCAAAGCTGAGGCGATTGAGAACCCGAATGGTTTTACTGGTAGGCGACTGGATAGCGAATCTGGACTAATGTACTATAGAGCGAGGTATTACAATCCAGAGAGTGCACGTTTCATGACAGCTGATCCAATTAGGTTTTGCGGAGGTATAAACTTTTATTCTTATGTTCAGAGTAATCCATTTAATATAACTGACCCATCAGGACTAACAGCTGATTGTCCAAAGTCCATCTTTGGAATAGCGTGGGATCCGACTTTTTTTCGCTACCCAAATAGGGCTGGAGAAGAAATGTATCATTGCGGATACACTTGTTTTCTGGAAGACAGACCCAGCTATTGCCCAAATGATCCAGGGGCTGAATGTTGTTATGATGAAATAGGTGATCTTGTCGGCAATAACCACAAATACGCTAAATGTGGAGGGAGCAATGACGATTATCTATGCAGAAGTGTATTAAGTACTCCAATTGACTGTTTAAAGCATGCGAGCCCGTTAGATAGAGGTGGAATTTACCATCGAGGGGCTGAGGCAGAAAAAGAAACGAAGAGGCATTTTTGCGACCGTAACCCAGATTCGAGCAAATGCCTTATAAAATGA
- a CDS encoding ABC transporter ATP-binding protein: MIEIEHIHKTVQGKKVLIDFSLQVDKQKIVALIGPSGCGKTSLLRLIAGLDVPNKGKITIEGIPVNNPKILCPAHQRKVGMIFQDLALWPHMTARQHLQYVFGQQKAAKFNFDDKIETMLSAVNLNSHASRYPHQLSGGEQQRLAIIRALAQEPNYLLMDEPFSSLDPILKTEMESFVSHVQKESKIGILYVTHNLRDLEQITDKIAVMKHGRLVQFGDRNDVLSRPINEFVEKMTNISNQ; encoded by the coding sequence ATGATCGAAATAGAACACATTCATAAAACGGTCCAGGGGAAAAAAGTACTGATAGATTTTTCTCTGCAGGTGGATAAGCAAAAAATCGTGGCCTTGATCGGACCATCGGGTTGCGGGAAAACATCTTTATTACGTCTGATCGCCGGCCTTGATGTTCCCAATAAAGGGAAAATCACCATAGAGGGTATCCCCGTTAATAATCCGAAAATTTTATGCCCTGCTCATCAACGAAAAGTGGGAATGATTTTTCAAGATCTTGCCTTATGGCCTCACATGACAGCACGGCAACACCTGCAATACGTCTTCGGACAACAAAAAGCAGCTAAATTCAATTTTGATGACAAAATTGAAACAATGTTGTCAGCCGTTAATTTAAACAGTCACGCAAGCCGTTACCCACACCAGCTTTCCGGCGGAGAGCAACAGCGTCTGGCCATCATTAGAGCTTTGGCCCAGGAGCCAAACTACTTATTAATGGATGAACCGTTCAGCAGTCTTGACCCGATATTGAAAACAGAGATGGAATCGTTCGTCTCCCATGTCCAGAAAGAATCAAAAATCGGGATCCTGTATGTCACCCATAATTTAAGAGATTTAGAGCAAATAACAGACAAAATAGCAGTCATGAAGCATGGTCGATTGGTACAGTTTGGAGACAGAAACGATGTTCTCAGCCGTCCTATTAATGAATTTGTTGAGAAAATGACAAATATTTCAAACCAATGA
- a CDS encoding iron ABC transporter permease, which produces MTPPRYFSWTAISLFIILAVLPLAYLIITPFLDQPGALPLWNTFEYRHLSLVGSSLLIASGTGILSLISGGSLACFISRTDMPGQRWLRYTFITPLLIPPYIHAIVWEHLAPVLQRVFHFNIHSIAGVVLVLSLSYFPFVTITTMAGLQNIDRNKEEAALLVNGPLAMLRRITLPLCLPSILSGTLFVFIFAVINVGVPDILRVRVYPLEVFIQYSAFYDSWKAVLLSLPMVTITVALIIIQRWFMGDQSYININGGELSPIRFRLGQSGKICALAFSLLIGFAFVLPIGVLLIKSGGISTYVQVVGSSLKPIQLSFFAAITAALFTAVLGGSLGYLQQRLEKHARFFLSLLIFFPLAIPATTMGIGLIGVWNHGSLDWIYGSVAIMVIAHMARFTPYAAAVIHSGVEQVHPRLEEAALLSGASFLSIWLSIFIKLTRRHHAAAACIVFILAFGDLGTTLLVCPPGIETIPVKIYNLMHYGADDMVAALCIILLLLTFTTSSAFLWILRK; this is translated from the coding sequence ATGACACCGCCACGTTATTTTAGTTGGACAGCGATAAGTCTCTTTATCATCCTTGCTGTTTTACCTCTCGCATATCTGATTATTACACCGTTTCTTGATCAACCAGGAGCGTTGCCATTATGGAACACTTTTGAATACCGGCATTTGTCCCTGGTCGGCAGCAGTCTTCTTATTGCATCGGGAACAGGTATTCTCTCCTTGATATCTGGCGGGAGCCTCGCTTGTTTTATAAGTAGAACTGATATGCCAGGACAGAGATGGTTAAGATATACATTCATAACTCCACTCCTTATCCCACCTTACATACATGCGATTGTCTGGGAGCATCTGGCTCCTGTGCTCCAGAGAGTCTTCCATTTCAATATCCACAGCATTGCCGGAGTTGTCCTGGTTCTGTCTCTGTCCTATTTCCCCTTCGTGACAATAACAACCATGGCAGGCCTGCAAAATATTGACCGTAACAAAGAGGAAGCCGCTTTGCTGGTCAACGGTCCCCTGGCGATGCTTCGCCGGATCACCCTGCCACTTTGCCTGCCAAGCATATTAAGTGGGACACTTTTTGTTTTTATTTTCGCCGTTATTAATGTGGGTGTACCTGATATTCTCCGGGTCAGGGTCTATCCCTTGGAGGTGTTCATTCAATACAGTGCATTTTATGATAGCTGGAAGGCAGTATTGTTGTCCTTGCCAATGGTTACAATCACTGTAGCTTTAATAATAATACAACGCTGGTTCATGGGCGATCAGTCATACATCAACATAAACGGAGGAGAACTCTCTCCCATCCGCTTTAGGCTTGGACAATCGGGAAAGATCTGTGCTCTTGCCTTTTCACTTCTCATTGGCTTCGCCTTTGTACTGCCCATTGGTGTTTTATTGATTAAGTCGGGGGGCATTTCTACATATGTCCAGGTGGTTGGTTCATCCTTGAAACCAATTCAGCTGAGTTTTTTTGCGGCAATTACCGCGGCTTTGTTTACCGCAGTGCTTGGGGGTAGCCTTGGATATCTGCAACAGCGCCTGGAAAAGCACGCCCGGTTTTTCTTATCTTTACTGATATTCTTCCCGCTTGCGATCCCAGCCACAACGATGGGGATTGGCCTGATAGGAGTATGGAATCACGGCTCCCTAGATTGGATTTACGGCAGTGTCGCTATCATGGTCATTGCGCATATGGCAAGATTTACCCCCTATGCTGCGGCTGTGATACATTCCGGTGTAGAACAGGTTCATCCCAGATTGGAAGAAGCTGCATTGCTTTCAGGGGCCAGTTTCTTATCCATCTGGTTGTCTATTTTTATTAAATTAACAAGGCGTCATCATGCAGCAGCCGCATGCATTGTATTTATTCTTGCCTTCGGGGATTTGGGAACCACATTGCTGGTTTGCCCGCCAGGCATTGAAACAATCCCTGTTAAAATTTATAACCTGATGCACTATGGTGCAGATGATATGGTCGCTGCATTATGTATTATCCTGCTGCTCCTGACTTTTACGACCTCCTCGGCATTTCTATGGATTCTGCGAAAGTGA
- a CDS encoding extracellular solute-binding protein, with protein MWGNTVFSAQKEVIVYTSVDQVFSQSLLQEYEKQTGVRVKAVYDVEAAKTTGLVNRLIVEKKHPRCDVFWNSEIGKTIVLREKGVLAPYASPSSAGIPLFLIDKEKYWTAFAARARVLVYNIDMLTESELPQSIFELTDPKWRGKVAMAYPLFGTTATHTAALFTLLGEEKTKRYLQDMKKNDVVIVDGNSVVRDLVVDGRLPIGVTDTDDVNVAMQSGKHVKMIYPDKNGIGTLLIPNTVALIKDAPHPEEGKKFIDYLLSREIESKLSFGESGNIPVRDGVKTPPSVPSYSSIKAMEVDYYKVAETMPKAARFCQELFVR; from the coding sequence TTGTGGGGGAATACTGTTTTTTCCGCTCAAAAAGAAGTCATTGTCTATACCTCAGTAGACCAGGTGTTTTCCCAGTCTCTCCTGCAGGAATATGAAAAACAGACAGGGGTAAGAGTAAAAGCGGTGTATGATGTTGAGGCCGCTAAAACAACCGGATTAGTCAACCGTCTCATAGTTGAGAAAAAACATCCCCGATGCGATGTTTTCTGGAATTCAGAAATCGGCAAGACTATAGTATTACGTGAAAAAGGCGTGTTAGCACCCTATGCTTCACCTTCCTCTGCGGGTATTCCATTATTTCTCATTGATAAAGAGAAGTATTGGACCGCTTTTGCAGCCCGTGCCCGGGTGTTGGTTTACAATATTGATATGTTAACGGAAAGTGAGCTTCCACAATCCATCTTTGAATTGACAGATCCCAAATGGCGGGGCAAGGTTGCCATGGCCTATCCTCTTTTTGGGACAACGGCCACACATACGGCTGCCCTGTTTACTCTTCTTGGCGAAGAAAAAACCAAAAGATATCTGCAGGATATGAAGAAGAATGACGTTGTAATAGTTGATGGCAACTCAGTGGTCAGGGATCTGGTTGTGGATGGACGCCTTCCCATTGGGGTCACCGATACGGATGATGTTAATGTAGCCATGCAGTCGGGTAAGCATGTAAAGATGATCTACCCCGATAAAAACGGTATTGGTACTTTACTGATACCCAATACGGTTGCCCTCATTAAAGATGCTCCCCACCCGGAGGAGGGGAAAAAATTCATCGATTATCTGCTGAGCAGAGAAATCGAAAGCAAACTGTCTTTTGGTGAATCTGGGAACATTCCGGTACGAGACGGTGTAAAGACCCCACCTTCTGTACCTTCGTATTCTTCCATCAAGGCTATGGAGGTAGATTATTACAAGGTCGCGGAAACGATGCCTAAAGCGGCCAGGTTCTGTCAGGAACTTTTTGTCAGATGA
- a CDS encoding choice-of-anchor X domain-containing protein, with translation MKNIQIVSILIFLCVSVVYASVVTILDQKVTPYLVRVGEPVIVSCNVSHPGGLQAIKTVAARLSTKQLNTSYPNLYDDGTHGDEIAGDGIYSLKITAPTKSGDADIVFTAVDTDNNETESEPVVLFVL, from the coding sequence ATGAAAAACATACAGATTGTCAGTATATTAATTTTTTTATGTGTTTCAGTAGTTTACGCATCAGTAGTAACTATTCTCGATCAGAAAGTAACCCCATATTTAGTTAGAGTTGGAGAGCCTGTAATTGTATCATGCAATGTAAGCCATCCGGGTGGATTACAAGCCATTAAAACGGTTGCCGCTAGGTTATCAACGAAACAATTGAATACCTCATACCCAAATCTATATGATGACGGAACCCATGGCGATGAGATTGCGGGTGATGGAATATATTCACTGAAAATAACAGCTCCAACGAAAAGTGGAGATGCAGATATAGTATTCACAGCAGTCGACACAGACAACAATGAAACAGAATCCGAGCCGGTCGTTCTGTTTGTTCTCTAA
- a CDS encoding IS1380 family transposase, with the protein MKRFILEQSSEEFYTSHSGLALVGACINRHSDLSRQVGRLAKGGNCIAEIDVLRSYLGLLCLGKSDYQAIASMREDDYFKQALGIGRIPSVERLRQRLDESGTRLVPTINRCSRTMLKRLKAPISGCRSGLIPLDVDVFPQDNSKTKKEGVSRTYKNYDGYAPMAAYLGKEGWCLEVELRPGSQHSQNGFVDFINRVISSARELTREPLLVRADSGNDALDTMIALEDAENTHYIVKWNPRQNDPIAWRDKVFAQGEVKTPRKGKRVCTILVEEQKAVKGTTYTLQRIVRVTELTIDKTGQFLLKPDITLEEWWTDLAIAAEDVIELYRQHATSEQFHSEFKTDLDLERLPSGKFATNALVMTLGAFAYNILRFIGQAGLIAPFGPVRHSAKRRRLRTVIQELMYLAARLICTGRRVKLRFSRHCPAFTAFSFVHDRLAPVV; encoded by the coding sequence ATGAAGCGATTTATACTCGAGCAAAGCAGCGAAGAATTTTACACCAGTCACTCCGGGCTCGCTCTGGTCGGTGCCTGCATCAACCGGCACAGCGACCTCAGTCGGCAAGTTGGCCGCCTAGCCAAGGGTGGGAACTGCATTGCCGAGATCGATGTACTTCGCAGCTATCTTGGTCTACTTTGCCTGGGGAAGAGTGACTATCAGGCTATCGCCTCAATGCGAGAGGACGATTATTTCAAGCAAGCCCTTGGTATAGGCCGTATTCCTTCGGTCGAGCGGTTGCGGCAGCGTCTCGATGAGTCCGGGACTCGTCTTGTTCCGACAATTAATCGTTGTTCGCGAACCATGCTCAAACGGCTTAAAGCCCCGATCTCTGGTTGCCGAAGCGGTCTTATCCCTTTGGATGTGGATGTTTTCCCCCAGGATAATTCCAAGACCAAGAAAGAAGGTGTGAGCCGTACCTACAAAAACTACGATGGCTATGCTCCCATGGCAGCCTATCTCGGTAAAGAGGGTTGGTGCCTGGAAGTGGAACTGCGACCTGGCAGCCAGCATAGCCAAAATGGATTTGTTGATTTCATCAATCGTGTGATTTCCTCTGCTCGCGAACTCACCAGAGAACCACTGCTCGTTCGTGCAGATTCAGGCAACGATGCCCTCGATACCATGATCGCCCTGGAGGACGCCGAAAATACACATTACATCGTTAAGTGGAACCCCAGGCAGAACGACCCTATAGCCTGGCGCGACAAGGTGTTTGCCCAAGGGGAAGTAAAGACACCCAGAAAAGGCAAACGTGTTTGCACCATTCTCGTGGAGGAGCAGAAAGCAGTCAAAGGTACCACCTACACTTTACAGCGTATCGTTCGTGTAACCGAACTGACCATCGATAAAACAGGACAGTTTCTCCTTAAACCTGATATTACCCTTGAGGAGTGGTGGACCGACCTTGCGATAGCCGCGGAAGATGTGATTGAACTTTATCGCCAGCATGCTACCTCGGAACAATTCCATAGCGAGTTCAAAACCGATTTGGATCTCGAACGGCTCCCGAGCGGCAAGTTTGCTACCAACGCGCTGGTCATGACGTTAGGCGCTTTTGCTTACAACATTCTTCGCTTTATCGGACAAGCGGGCCTGATCGCACCTTTCGGACCGGTGCGGCATTCAGCAAAACGAAGAAGACTGCGCACCGTAATTCAGGAATTGATGTACCTGGCAGCACGACTGATCTGCACCGGCAGGCGAGTAAAATTACGTTTCAGCCGACATTGCCCTGCTTTCACCGCCTTCAGCTTTGTGCATGATCGTTTGGCTCCGGTTGTTTAG
- a CDS encoding FlgD immunoglobulin-like domain containing protein: protein MKKILSSDFAIFVSLFLILTNSPPLYAAPSPAQNEVNPISSDSIQTAETIPAQASELIISGIRLSSQTFSPSLGESITLSFQLTQPAKALVQFFDADWQLVREFMLDEPSAQSPSKVEWDGKDLDGNIVPDEAYFFTIEAYGYSGKLSFYDPSTFSGGKNITFPVLFDKTEQAIPYHLDQDARIVVRAGVKQGPMLKNIVNWKPRPKGNNKESWDGDDESKVLSAVAENDFTLVAEGITLPENSIITRGNHQYTYFTYKNTIVTERPQKKDRSKIDSNNTQSVALRSVQPRYKGVDISFRMKIPEAAQWNEDGIPIISGTLPLKIYIDDAVKRYVTEQRYEIICYVDNEFVTEQEEGYSPCTWLWNSHNTSNGEHVLTVNVATLTGNIASGSMKILVDN, encoded by the coding sequence ATGAAGAAAATACTCTCCTCCGATTTTGCCATCTTTGTGAGCTTGTTTCTGATCCTCACTAACTCTCCACCCTTATACGCAGCTCCTAGCCCAGCCCAAAACGAAGTCAACCCCATATCCAGCGACTCTATACAAACAGCTGAAACAATACCTGCTCAGGCCTCAGAATTGATCATCTCTGGCATACGCCTGAGCAGCCAGACTTTTTCTCCCTCATTGGGGGAATCCATCACCCTTTCTTTTCAGCTCACCCAACCAGCCAAGGCGCTTGTTCAATTCTTTGATGCTGATTGGCAATTAGTCAGGGAATTCATGCTCGACGAGCCCTCCGCTCAATCTCCATCCAAGGTGGAGTGGGATGGAAAAGACCTGGACGGAAATATCGTACCGGACGAGGCTTATTTTTTTACGATCGAAGCCTACGGTTATAGCGGAAAACTCTCTTTTTATGACCCTTCCACCTTCTCAGGAGGGAAAAACATCACCTTTCCCGTTCTCTTTGATAAAACCGAGCAGGCAATACCCTACCACTTGGATCAGGATGCGAGAATAGTCGTTCGGGCCGGTGTCAAACAAGGTCCAATGTTGAAAAATATAGTGAATTGGAAGCCCCGGCCCAAGGGAAATAATAAGGAATCCTGGGATGGAGACGATGAGTCCAAGGTTCTCTCCGCTGTGGCAGAAAACGACTTCACTCTCGTAGCTGAGGGCATTACCTTGCCTGAGAACAGCATCATTACCAGGGGAAACCACCAATATACCTATTTCACCTATAAAAATACTATAGTAACGGAGAGGCCACAAAAAAAAGATCGCTCTAAAATCGACAGCAACAACACGCAATCTGTTGCATTACGGTCGGTACAGCCCAGATACAAGGGGGTGGACATCAGCTTCCGAATGAAAATTCCAGAGGCTGCTCAATGGAACGAAGATGGAATTCCAATAATAAGCGGCACGCTTCCATTAAAAATCTATATCGATGATGCAGTTAAACGGTATGTGACCGAACAGCGCTACGAGATCATATGCTATGTGGACAATGAATTCGTTACCGAGCAGGAAGAAGGGTATTCGCCGTGTACCTGGCTGTGGAACTCGCACAACACGTCCAACGGCGAGCATGTGCTTACCGTGAATGTGGCAACATTGACCGGTAATATTGCCTCAGGCAGTATGAAAATACTCGTGGATAATTAA